In Prochlorococcus marinus str. MIT 1214, one DNA window encodes the following:
- a CDS encoding NAD(P)H-quinone oxidoreductase subunit 4: protein MDANLPMSIDSQTVFPWLSLIVLLPIVGALIMPFLPTQESKNSNLPRNIALIILLADFLIIVLAFTNLFDPSSESLQLVERLQWLPSIGLEWSLGVDGISAPLVVLSGLITFLSAAASWKVKQKTRLYFALLLIQASAQALVFLSQDFLLFFLAWELELVPVYLLIAIWGGKRKLYAATKFILYTALASLLILISGLALALSGDQFTFNLSEIAAKSFTGNFGIFCYLGFLIGFGVKLPIFPLHTWLPDAHGEANAPVSMLLAGVLLKMGGYALIRFNVQILPDTHLILAPALIIIGIVNIIYGALNAFAQDNVKRRIACSSVSHMGFVLVGIGAVNALGISGAMLQMISHGLIAAAMFFVTGSFYERTNTLSIPNMGGLAKALPITFAFFLASSLASLALPGMSGFISEITVFLGITSQEGFTSLFRAITILLAAIGLVLTPIYLLSMCRRVFFGPRIPALSIVKEMDARELSIGLSLLVPTLVIGFWPRIAIDLYEVSTNALAQSLITNNLVPIS, encoded by the coding sequence CCATGGCTTTCACTAATTGTGCTCCTACCCATAGTTGGAGCATTAATAATGCCTTTCCTCCCAACGCAAGAAAGTAAAAATTCAAATCTGCCAAGAAATATAGCCCTAATTATTTTACTAGCCGATTTTCTAATAATTGTATTGGCTTTTACCAATTTGTTTGATCCAAGTAGCGAAAGTCTGCAGTTAGTTGAAAGACTTCAGTGGCTTCCTTCAATAGGACTCGAATGGTCATTAGGTGTAGATGGTATATCTGCACCGCTAGTAGTTCTAAGCGGTCTAATAACTTTTTTATCCGCAGCTGCAAGTTGGAAAGTAAAACAAAAAACAAGGCTTTACTTTGCTTTACTACTGATTCAAGCTTCAGCCCAAGCTTTAGTTTTCTTATCACAAGATTTCTTACTATTCTTTTTAGCTTGGGAGCTTGAACTTGTTCCTGTCTATCTATTGATTGCTATTTGGGGAGGGAAAAGAAAACTATATGCAGCAACAAAATTCATCCTTTATACAGCTCTAGCTTCCCTTTTAATATTAATTAGTGGGCTTGCTTTGGCTCTTTCTGGAGATCAATTTACCTTTAATTTAAGTGAAATCGCAGCCAAATCTTTTACTGGTAATTTTGGTATATTTTGTTATTTAGGTTTTTTAATTGGTTTTGGAGTAAAGCTTCCTATCTTTCCACTTCATACCTGGCTCCCAGATGCTCATGGAGAGGCAAATGCACCGGTTTCAATGTTATTAGCTGGTGTTTTATTAAAAATGGGAGGTTACGCTCTCATAAGATTTAACGTCCAAATATTACCGGACACTCATTTAATACTCGCCCCAGCTTTAATCATCATTGGGATAGTAAATATTATTTACGGCGCTCTAAATGCTTTTGCTCAAGACAATGTAAAGAGGCGCATAGCCTGCAGTTCTGTAAGTCATATGGGTTTTGTTCTTGTTGGAATTGGTGCAGTGAATGCACTTGGAATCAGTGGAGCGATGCTCCAGATGATTAGCCATGGACTGATTGCTGCCGCAATGTTTTTTGTTACTGGAAGTTTTTATGAAAGAACTAATACTCTGTCAATACCGAATATGGGTGGTCTCGCAAAGGCTTTGCCAATTACTTTTGCATTCTTCTTAGCCAGTTCTTTAGCATCACTAGCCTTACCAGGGATGAGTGGGTTTATAAGTGAAATCACAGTTTTTCTAGGCATAACTAGTCAAGAAGGATTCACTTCGTTATTCAGAGCAATAACAATCTTGTTAGCAGCTATTGGACTGGTCTTAACTCCTATCTACCTTCTTTCAATGTGTAGAAGAGTATTCTTTGGCCCAAGGATACCTGCTTTGTCGATAGTCAAAGAAATGGATGCGAGAGAGCTTTCAATAGGTTTAAGCCTCTTAGTTCCTACATTAGTAATAGGTTTTTGGCCAAGGATAGCTATTGATTTATATGAGGTATCAACAAATGCTCTCGCACAATCATTAATTACCAATAACCTTGTACCCATTAGTTAA